The nucleotide sequence gcacgttgtaagatattaaccaaagtaattatcatgaaataagatcccagagcataaactcgcTCAGTACGTAAAAAtccgcagtttcgtgaaagcacaaagcacaaaagcaagtcgaaaaagccgggtcgttacattgagCATGAGCGGGTGTCCACAAACTCTAAAAGagaaacagaaaatgaaaaatgttCCTTATACTAGTGCGGTTGGAAGTCTCATGTATGCTATGATGTGTACGAGACCGGATATCTGCTTTGCTGTTAGCATGGTAAGCCGATACCAATCTAATCCAGGTTTAACCCATTGGAAAGCCGTGAAACGGATACTTAGGTATCTTAAGGGTACTAGTCATTACTCTTTGTGCTACGAAGGAAATGATCTGCAAATGAGAGGTATACTGATGCTGATTGGGGAAGAGATATGGATGAAAGAAAATCCACATCTGGCTTTTTTTTTTCTGCTAAACAAAGGTGCTATATCTTGGAGTAGCAAGAAACAATCATGTATAGCATTGTCTACATGGAAGCTGGATATGTGGAATTTTCAGCTGCTGTACAAGAAGCTGTGTGGCTTAATCGTGTTTAAGTAGTTTGGGGGTTGTTGGTAATACTAGTGATCGAGCATTGATATACTCCGATAATGAGGTTGCCATTGCATATTCAAAAGACCCCAAGTTTCATTGTAAGACAAAGCACATAGACATAAAGTACAATTATGCGAAGGACAAGGTTGCAAGAAAGGAAGTAAATATGGAGTACATATCTACGCATGATATGGTAGCAGATCCTTTCACAAAACCCATACCTAGAGATGCATTTTTTAAGCATGTTAGGTCTCAAGGATTGCGTAGATTTTGATAAATGTACTACTTTAATAAATGTACTTACAAGTTTAAGTTTATATCTAATGCAATGAGTTTCCTTTTAAATCCTGGTTTTATTGTTCGCTCTTTGTGTTGCGAATCGAGAAAAGTATGTCAGACATATATAAGATTAGCCCACTCACATGGGTAATCAATTCCATTTTATGTGACAAATGGAAAAGTGGTGTATATTAAGCATATTGTTTTAGTGACAATTGAGAGCTCAAGATTGAGATAATTAGATGCCACATTTGTAAGTGTACAAATATTATGTGAATTTTCACAATTCACCTTATCTGTCATGAGTATCCAGATGTGAGTTCTTAAGAGTTTTATGAGTAGATAAGTGAACTCGAGTTATGAACATTGAGTATGTTTGAACTATCATCTGTGCAACATTGATTTAAAGACATACCTCCATTGTGAAAGGAGAAATGTTGCAGCATGTGATTCATACCACATGTGATCAAGACGACCAATAAGGGAAATAGAAGAAACGATCTCTACTTCTATGTTATGTGAGTCCCTTAAGGTATTAGTAACCTCAATTTAATATCCTTATGACTTTTTCTTGTCTCTTGAAGCTTAGTTTAATGTTTGTTATCTTAAGAAGTTGCTTAAGGGTTATGAGTGATTCAACCTGGCCGGACGTTCTTAGAAAAGCAAGTTGAGCTAAGGCCAATGGATTCTAAGAGAAGGGAAGATCATTTGAAGTTCACATTAACTTGTATTCACCGGTCGACAAATTATCTTTTGTCTTAGTGACAAGTCttagtgataaatgataattgtGAATACAAAAGGTTTTATAAGTAAAACTGAGATCATGCGAGTTACTAATGTGATTAATGGTCTAGGATGTTGCATACTAAATCTACTCCTTCCAAGTTTATTGAGATACTATATATTCCTAACAGATGTATAGCAAATGAGCTCTCAAAGTATGCCGGTCGCACGACCTAATTTCTAGTATGAATGGTTTTGTGTACCACACAATAATTTTCTCGAGATATATTGAGTATATTAAATACGTTTGTGTGCGAGTGGGAGATGTTGGAAATATGTTTTCCTTACACCCACAAACTTGTTGACTACCTATTTAACTTAGAAGTTAATAGGTAAATTGTATTGATGGTGGCTTTTCATATGTAGCAATGTGATTAATGGAGACTCTTGGTTTCCATATTTGTGGCTATATAAAGAGATCTATCTGTATGTTGAAACACACACTAGCAAAAAAGTGAATCACATACACATAAATAAATTAAGAGAAAATGAGTTGCTACGTAGTAAACTATTGAAGGAAATTAGGTTGTGAGAATAGAAAGCCTTCCGTCCGTGATCGCTTTCTCGACCGGTAATCTAAGCCTCGATCGCCACCGCTTCCGCTACTAGTATTCGTTATGTCTCAAATCTAATATTTctacaacaaaaacaacaaaaacaaTAGTTTATTTTAAACAACAACAACCGCATAAAAAAAACACAATCAACACAATTCTGTACGTAGATCCACCGTCTTTTAAGAACACCTTTATTAACGCCTTGCGTGTAATATTAAGGATTTTAACCTTAAAAAGATAGAACAATTTTGTAGCACCAAAACAGCTTCATCGCGTATGCCTTTGACACCTTCATACTCACCTTGAACACCATCAATGATCTTGTTATGAACTGTTCCTCGAATAGTACCCGTAGTGTCctattaaacataaatgaaaacTTACATTAACCTGTTTTAGTGAAAGCAATACAATTGTGAAAATATACATAAGTTAGTGATGTAAACTAACTTTCAGCGTTATAGACAGATCACCGACACTATTTTTAACACTAGTCTTAACAACACCAATAACTTGATCAGCTGGTAAAAACCTATGCTGCCTCAGAATGCTTGCTATGTCAGATCTACCTGCAGTTACAAAAATACACATACACTGTTGGCTTATGGTTACAAAAATGAGTATACAATATTATTGCTTACCTCCATACATATATGCAAACTCCATCGCGCGTAGCCACCGATCCAGTGTAAACGAATCATCCACTCCAGGTTTGTTTATTATTTCCCTTACAAAATCTTGCGTACACATGTCATCCACAACGTTATTCTCGTTATTTCGAAGTTCATACACATCTTGGAAAATACCAGCGGGTTCAGGGATTCGGTACGTTATATTGTTCTTTTTGTTAGACCCAGAACCGTGCAAAACAGGTCGTGGTGGTGAAATAGGTTGCTTTTGTTTTTTACGGTTATGTTTGGGGGACTGTAACTTTCGGGGGAATGGTGGCGACTGAGTCGGCACCAAAATGGTTTCAATGGATTTTGTAACTGATACAAATTGAGTGAGGTCGGAATCATCGATATCAAGTAGGTATTCCCATCCATCATTTTCAAAATTGGCCATTTTTTTAGAATGTGATTTAGTGTTTTTTGTAGTTTTCAACTGGTGATTTCGTTGATATATAAATCTCAGTTTGATGTGTTTGAAATGTAGTTGTGTTGTATGTGATGTTGTTATTGAGAATTAAGTTTAGAGTGGTATAAATATATGTAGAAAAGCATAGATTACGACCTGCAGAAGCAAGATTCGAGGTTAAAGTGAACAAAAATGGCAGGgggaaaaccgaagtttcaaacttcggttttgctgaaaagcctgcaaaaccgaagtttgaaacttcggtttaggGCACGGGTGACAATTCTTGTACACATGTCAGCCTAGTCACTATAGTAAAAGCATAAAGGACCAAATctgaagtttcaaacttcgatttTGCCAAATCCAAAGTTTGGAACTTCGATTATACCATTTTTGTAACATGTTTTGCTTTATTTCTATTTTTGCAACTAATCCTTGAAAagttactatttaaaaaaaaaaaatccatctATCTACCATCTGAAATGGGATGGATGCAACCTATCATCTTGTTTGTTGCGATACACCTACTCCTTCACGTTTTCCCATTAAACCAAGGAAATTGAAGCTTTGTTAACGTTGTAAGGGCACCTCTCTGACCAATTCCCTCGGCATTCCCCATCTGCTGGAATACGTCATGAATAACTTGTTGGGTATTCATACCATTCAGGCGTTTATTTATTCGCCCTTCCATAACGATCATTTTGGTATCCATTGCTCTCATAGCACTATTAAGTGCCTTAATTGAAGCTCTTCATCCTTCCATTGGTGTCTCTTCGGTCGTACTATTTCGTGTAGCCATCATCATAATAACCCTCGAGTCCCTTATCAACCAAAGTCAACAACTTTCACACGCAAGTTAGTCCCACAATCAAAAGGGTCAAAAGTAGTGAAATGGAAAAACAATAAAaatactacaacaacaacaacactcaATACCACATTAGTGGTGTATTGGGAAGATAAGATGTAGACAATTCTTTCCCTATCCAAGAATAAAGAAAAGTCATTTTTCTACTCAGAGTGAAAACAcgctcaaaagtagagaaagtcatccctctttcTATTCGactgatagagagattgcttccgagtggacctccgaccaataagtaagaaaaaatattaaaaaaataaaataaaattgagacgctatgaaaatggtaaaatcaaattttcatggattttaaatcctgtctgaaatttactttaggctctaaaagtcagtcaagtcgccaataaaaaaCAATAAAAATATGGGTAACAATTTAAGTGAACTAGTGAAAGAAGTTTACAACCTGTTACAGTCGTGCGAACGTAGACTCCTTCGTACGAAAGTCGATCAACTACGTACGAAGTATTGCTATGGACCAAATTGGCTACTCAAGCTCAATAATAAACCCTTAAATATATTTCATCCAACATAAACAAAAACCAAGACATCTTCTTATCGTATTTCATCTTCACGCCATAATCAATTTAGGGTTCGCACAGATTAACATGTACCAAACAAATTACGAATTAATTTCAGTTACGAATTAATCAGCAACAAAACGAGCCTTGCAAATAGCAGAAACAAAAAACGATATGATAATCggttacgataataataataataatttttttctcTGATTGGTAAAGCATTAAATCAATCGAGTGAACTAAATATAATCACATTATATAAGAGATGATGGCAGATTGGCAGTGATTTCTTGTGAAAACACAAATCAGGGATATTTGTATCACAAGTAGAGGTGCACACCACAACCAGTTCCCAAAAAAATCAACCTGAAAATATAAAACCGGTTCCGGTAAGAACCATTTCTACAAGAACCGCAACCGATTTTCAAGAACCGAAGCGGTTCTTCCGGTTCCTAACGGTGAAAAAAATACCATTTAATTTTCGGTTATGTCTAAtgtttagcttcaaatcatgttctAGTTGATGTTTAGGATTTGTACAGTGAAGTTGTAAGATGATGAacatgaaggtgatgaagaacaaaCTCAGAATATGTGATAACAATATGAATGTGAATATGAGATTGTACAATCAATTAGCACGTGAATTCAATCGTAATCACAATTGAATCCACGGCTCTCTTGGACTCATTCATAATTGTATGAATGATCACGGTTTAGCTCAAGTCTCTCAACAATGTGTTGAGAGAATTTGGGGAAGGAAACACCTAATGTGTGTGTATGACAATGAAAGACCTAAGATGAGTAGTATGAGAACTTGGTATTTATAGACTATGCACAAGTCCTTTACAATGCTAAACTCATCACACACTTACATCTTTACTATTAGGATTTTTCtaatcctaacaatctccccctaaaTGTAAGTTGTGATGAAtagactgtaacgacccgacaaaatcgtcattgacggcgccgttaacttaggttccGTTGCGTGATCATAGTccttaaatgagacgcgtttgaccaaaattatgtcgcattcatttgaaacgtgtaagacttacaaagtttagttaccaaacggttcgacaaagagtttaagtttacaaaagttataaagtataaatgaaataacttgcgacataattagttgaaaatcacggttgctataaatagcgtaagtatgtaaacaatatgcttgaatccaaatgtgctatcactagcgcatgcatgtatgcttgaccccaagcaagtaatcaaagtgtgcggaagcatgtatcaagtagccaagtatgaacctgaaaaacatatagaaaactgtcaacgaaaaacgttggagaaatcataagtgtatttgtaaacgttgttttgaaccacaagatttagtatttccataacgttgattatctgaatcgtttgcattccaaaagtatggtcgcgagcacccaattatcaagacttaactgttttgcaccctgttacgtagtgttagaacatacattaaacccgaaaatatatttcatccgctaacggtagcgaaccgtccgaatgaggctcgtcaagcccatgtgatcacataatataagttctcgcttacaccctgcaagtgtaactaatgataattgaattgaggctttttgttctaactcgctgtggaatgtttgttttcgtacttgtgttcaaagtataaagtatgtagtataaaactgtatatgtttctcatcctatgatttaaaaatataaaagttgttgaaaagatgggactatgatctcacctcgagtgcacgagtataaaggtacttcacaaagtaaacgtgtgtatgaaagttgtttagtcttgacctaaacaaataagttgtatcaataccgggtaatgtcataccccgtcctaaaccatctggacgaagttaccaacatctggtcccattgcgatgatcgactccaaataatgtctttaaaatgagcaaatgcacagcggaagatttctttcatacctgagaataaacatgctttcaagtgtcaaccaaaaagtttgtgagttcataggtttatcataaaacaataaaattcatcaattttgatagaccacaagatttaaatcctgcatggtacaaatgggcccgaatcctatacccacatgtaatgtacatgcgatatcttttaaatacagtacacctttctcgtgtacgaaatcatctttcataaatcttagtaaccgtacacatatcttgtgcacaaaataacatacacataacctgtgtataaaatcattctctcgatacataacattcacttttcattgctttcatagtttggcttggtaacctaccttaacatataatacgcataataatatccccaaaacagaacatctcgtctgtataataatcatataaacttcgaagtactaaacaccacgcccactagcccttccgtctagtgaacattctgggtgggggtgttaaacccggtagctacctttaggattcgcatcaattaggcgtgcactaattctcaaaattagtgatgttccctaattcttaggttaccaagcaataataatcagggggaaaatattcatatcaactgtggcaattatcacgtccacgtaattcaatggtggcaattattatgtccacataatttattcgaggaatgttttgcttgtgtctatctcgtcaaacatttataaaatcatttcatgtattcacagtttaaaatatatttcaaaagcatttaataaagcagttgtaaaatcagcgcatgtattctcagtcccaaaaatataaagagtaaaagagagcaaatgaactcacgcacataaatattgtaaaatagttaataaagcatttgcatgtattctcagcccaaaaatgtaagggtaaaaagggcaaatgtgtagtgacccgaacttttccatgtttatatatattaatttagattgatatttacatgattaaatgtttctaacatgttaagcaatcaaacttgttaagacttgagtaattgaaataggtttcatatagacaattgaccacccaagttgaccggtgattcacgaacgttaaaacttgtaaaaactatatgatgacatatatatggttatatatatagttaacattatattattataattaaacatatcattaaatatattaacaatgaactacatatgtaaaaacaagactactaacttaatgattttgaaacgagacatatatgtaacgattatcgttgtaacgacatttaatgtatatatatcatattaagagatattcgtacatcataatatcatgataatataataatttaaaatctcttttgatattataaacattgggttaacaacatttaacaagatcgttaacctaaaggtttcaaaacaacatttacatgtaacgactaacgatgacttaacgactcagttaaaatgtatatacatgtagtgttttaatatgtatttatacacttttgaaagacttcaatacacttatcaaaatacttgtacttaacaaaaatgcttacaattacatcctcgttcagtttcatcaacaattctactcgtatgcacccgtattcgtactcgtacaatacacagcttttagatgtatgtactattggtatatacactccaatgatcagctcttagcagcccatgtgagtcacctaacacatgtgggaaccatcatttggcaactagcatgaaatatctcataaaattacaaaaatatgagtaatcattcatgacttatttacatgaaaacaaaattacatatcctttatatctaatccatacaccaacgaccaaaaacacctacaaacactttcattcttcaattttcttcatctaattgatctctctcaagttctatcttcaagttctaagtgttcttcataaattccaaaagttctagtttcataaaatcaagaatactttcaagtttgctagctcacttccaatcttgtaaggtgatcatccaacctcaagaaatctttgtttcttacagtaggttatcattctaatacaaggtaataatcatattcaaactttggttcaatttctataactataacaatcttatttcaagtgatgatcttacttgaacttgttttcgtgtcatgattctgcttcaagaacttcgagccatccaaggatccattgaagctagatccatttttctctcttccagtaggtttatccaaggaaattaaggtagtaatgatgttcataacatcattcgattcatacatataaagctatcttattcgaaggtttaaacttgtaatcactagaacatagtttagttaattctaaacttgttcgcaaacaaaagttaatccttctaacttgacttttaaaatcaactaaacacatgttctatatctatatgatatgctaacttaatgatttaaaacctggaaacacgaaaaacaccgtaaaaccggatttacgccgtcgtagtaacaccgcgggctgttttgggttagttaattaaaaactatgataaactttgatttaaaagttgttattctgagaaaatgatttttattatgaacatgaaactatatccaaaaattattgttaaactcaaagtggaagtatgttttctataatggtcatctagacgtcgttctttcgactgaaatgactacctttacaaaaacgacttgtaacttagttttccgactataaacctatactttttctgtttagattcataaaatagagttcaatatgaaaccatagcaatttgattcactcaaaacggatttaaaatgaagaagttatgggtaaaacaagattggatgatttttctcattttagctacgtgaaaattggtaacaaatctattccaaccataacttaatcaacttgtattgtatattatgtaatcttgagataccatagacacgtatacaatgtttcgacctatcatgtcgacacatctatatatatttcggaacaaccatagacactctatatgtgaatgttggagttagctatacagggttgaggttgattccaaaatatatatagtttgagttgtgatcaatactgagatacgtatacactgggtcgtggattgattcaagataatatttatcaagttatttctgtacatctaactgtggacaactagttgtaggttactaacgaggacagctgacttaataaacttaaaacatcaaaatatattaaaagtgttgtaaatatattttaaacatactttgatatatatgtatatattgttataggttcgtgaatcaaccagtggccaagtcttacttcccgacgaagtaaaaatctgtgaaagtgagttatagtcccacttttaaaatctaatatttttgggatgagaatacatgcaggttttataaatgatttacaaaatagacacaagtacgtgaaactacattctatggttgaattatcgaaatcgaatatgcccctttttattaagtatggtaatctaagaattagggaacagacaccctaattgacgcgaatcctaaagatagatctattgggcctaacaagccccatccaaagtaccggatgctttagtacttcgaaatttatatcatatccgaagggtgtcccgaaatgatggggatattcttatttatgcatcttgttaatgtcggttaccaggtgttcaccatatgaatgatttttatctctatgtatgggatgtgtattgaaatatgaaatcttgtggtctattattatgatttgatatatataggttaaacctataactcaccaacatttttgttgacgttttaagcatgtttattctcaggtgattattaagagcttccgctgtcgcatacttaaataaggacaagatttggagtccatgcttgtatgatattgtgtaaaaattgcattcaagaaacttattttgttgtaacatatttgtattgtaaaccattatgtaatggtcgtgtgtaaacaggatattttagattatcattatttgataatctacgtaaagttttttttaaacctttattgatgaaataaaggttatggtttgttttaaaatgaatgcagtctttgaaaaacgtctcatatagaggtcaaaacctcgcaacgaaatcaattaatatggaacatttttaatcaataagaacgggacatttcagttggtatccgagcgttggtcttagagaaccagaaaatttgcattagtgtgtcttatcgagtttgttaggatgcattagtgagtctggacttcgaccgtgttttctttaaaaatgattgcttaacatttttgttggaaactatatatttttaacatatgaatattatgtgatatattaatctcttaacgtgtttgatattatgtgatagatgtctacctctagaacaagtcccattgactcacctaataataatgaagagtcaaatgtaaattggaatgattcgtggactgattcacaagttcccgaagaggaaccggaagaagagtcggaaccggaagaagaatcagaaccggaagaagaatcggaaccggaagaagaaatagaaccggtgggggaaataataaaacggttaagtaaaagagaatcctcaaccaaccgaccaagggtaattatggtcaatggtgtttccaccaaggaagcaaaatattgggaggattaccaagtctccgatgaatcggattccgacgagaattccgatgatgttatagaaattaccccaactgaatttaaaaaggcaaaagaaaataataagggaaagggcataaaaatagagaaatctaattccaaccccgatgaactttatatgtatcgtcaacccccgaagtccttaagttgtaacaatgacccgggaacctctaaaccaccaggtttttctaaaccaatgtggacaacgatggctcgtattaggggaacatcatatatccctagaaacttggcaaaacgaaccaaaaccgaacaagaagaaacgagcgagtcggaataagatagttatattcgtgtggtgtaatatatgtaatatagtgtgcttatgctttatgatatatgtaaaaattgcttgtattaataagtattttttttatgaatctaactcttgtctattttacagtataaaaacacaaaatggatagacaacccaatattttaagagacctacccggagacatgattgatgaaatcttgtctagagtcggtcagaattcctcggcacaactatttaaggcgagatcagtttgtaagacattcgaagaacgttccaagaatgccttggtttataaaaggctttcgttcggaagatgggggatatcacattgggaaatccataagttacgatgtgtttactttgacgcatatattgcggggaacccaaatgctattttacgcaacgggttaagaaattattttgactcaatgtatccgaatataggacttcgtgatttagaaaaagcggctaacatgcaacataaagaagcatgttatgcttacgggttagtaatgtttgcttctcaccaaagtgagaacaagaacatcgggctacaactattaaacaaaacgttcccacaagtaacggagtcggtaattgggataagaaatgaggtttttaggttattacgagactgttggtcattacgtaaccctcgtccctttgacgacgttacaacacgctgtcttatcaacggccataacggttatgttccacaagaccaaggatgggaagtagtcctagtaaaaccagaatgcatgacttgtttctggacgtatgaattacgtgtctttattgcctttgctgaacgacttgtgtactagctagaattatcttcacaactatcttgtatcaaagttattgtgtgctatatttcatgctttatgtaaaataagcggtattgtaagtttgtaaaatattgtataaaagtttgaacgtgaaatattattacaatcagtttttcatatagaattatagtagttgaattgtatattagctactaagtatgaacttaatgggtaggtactacccgaatttaaacttataaaattctaatatgaagaaaaagcttttataaatgagttcatattatgctacgaaatactattaactactcttaatattctgtatgattaacttgttccatttaactattttgaaggaaatggcaccgactactcgacacaccgtgaatatgaatgaagaggaattccgtacttttctagcttcaaacatagccgcggtacaggctgcgctacataccaacaataaccttggatctggcagtacaggaaatcgtgtaggatgcacctacaaagaattcactgcctgcaaacctttggaatttgatggaaccgaaggaccgatcggattgaaacggtggaccgagaaggtcgaatcggtgtttgccataagtaagtgtactgaagaggacaaagtgaagtacgctacgcataccttcacaggttctgcattaacatggtggaatacctatctagagcaagtgggacaagatgatgcgtacgcactaccgtggtcagcattcaagcacttgatgaacgagaagtaccgtcccagaaccgaggtcaataagctcaagacagaacttagagggttacgaacccaaggatttgatattaccacgtatgaaagacgattcacagaattgtgcctattgtgtccgggagcattcgaagatgaggaagagaagatcgacgcgtttgtgaaaggattaccgaaaagaatccaagaagatataagttcacacgagcccgcctccatacaacaggcatgtagaatggctcacaaactcgtgaaccagattgaagaaagaattaaagaacagactgctgaagaggccaatgtgaagcaagtcaaaagaaagtgggaggaaaacggtgataagaatcaccaatacaacaacagcagcaattacaacaataatcgccacaattatcccaacaatcgcaacatcaatcgcaactacaacaaatggcccaacaacaacaacaacaacaacaacaacaacaacaacaacaacagcaacagcaacagcaactacaacaatcatc is from Rutidosis leptorrhynchoides isolate AG116_Rl617_1_P2 chromosome 10, CSIRO_AGI_Rlap_v1, whole genome shotgun sequence and encodes:
- the LOC139870418 gene encoding secreted RxLR effector protein 161-like; its protein translation is MSGCPQTLKEKQKMKNVPYTSAVGSLMYAMMCTRPDICFAVSMVSRYQSNPGLTHWKAVKRILRYLKGTSHYSLCYEGNDLQMRGILMLIGEEIWMKENPHLAFFFLLNKGAISWSSKKQSCIALSTWKLDMWNFQLLYKKLCGLIVFK
- the LOC139870419 gene encoding uncharacterized protein, with the protein product MANFENDGWEYLLDIDDSDLTQFVSVTKSIETILVPTQSPPFPRKLQSPKHNRKKQKQPISPPRPVLHGSGSNKKNNITYRIPEPAGIFQDVYELRNNENNVVDDMCTQDFVREIINKPGVDDSFTLDRWLRAMEFAYMYGGRSDIASILRQHRFLPADQVIGVVKTSVKNSVGDLSITLKDTTGTIRGTVHNKIIDGVQGEYEGVKGIRDEAVLKY